A region of the Candidatus Cloacimonadota bacterium genome:
TGGAAGTAATCGTGGAAACCCATGGCGATGATGAAGATACCTGGATGGGTCGCGCCTGGTTTCAAGCCCCGGACGTCGACGGCATCACCCACATCGAGGGAAAAAACCTTCAACCCGGCCGCATCTACAGGGCGGACATCACCGACGCCATCGGTCCCGACCTTTTCGCCACCGTAAACAACCAGGAGGATGAATCATGAAAGTGGCTCTCACCGGAATAAAACCCACCGGAATTCCCCACATCGGAAATTATCTGGGCGCCATCAAACCAGCCCTGAAACTGGCACAAACCTGCGAAGCACGCTATTTCATCGCGGACTACCACGCCCTCAACGCCTGCAAAGACCCCAGCCAAATTCGCTCCATGACCCTGGAAATTGCCGCGGCTTGGCTCGCCTGCGGGCTCGACCCCCAAAAAGTGCTTTTCTACCGCCAGTCTCTGGTGCCCCAAACCCACGAACTGCTTACCATTCTCCTGTCTTTCACGCCCAAGGGTCTCATGAACCGCGCGCACGCCTACAAAGCCATGCTCCAGGCCAATGCCGAGGCAAATCGCGACCCCGACGACGGCGTAAACATGGGTCTGTTCACCTACCCCGTCCTCATGGCGGCGGACATTTTGCTTTTCGACACCGACCTCGTCCCTGTGGGAACCGACCAGTTTCAACACGTGGAAATGGCTGTGGACATCGCCCAAAGCTTCAACCATGTCTATGGCAAGGAATGCTTCCGTCTGCCGCAACCCATCGCCACAGAACACAGCCGCGTCCTGCCCGGACTGGATGGACGCAAAATGAGCAAAAGCTATGGCAACACCGTGCCCATCTTTGCCCCTGAAAAACAGCTCCGCAAGCTGCTGATGCGCATTGTCACAAATTCCCAGGGCGTTGAGGAACCCAAAGACCCTGATGCCTGCACCATCTTTTCGCTGTATCGCAATTTTGCCACAGACGAGCAGGTGAAAGCCCTGCGCCAACGCTATTTGGCTGGCGGCATGGGCTGGGGACACGCTAAACAGGAACTTTTTGAAGTGATGAACGCCGCTCTCACCCCGCTGCGCGAACGCTATGAAGAGCTGATGGCTCATCCCAGGACCATCACCGATGCCCTGGAGGAAGGCTCCGCCAAAGCCAGAGAACTTGCCCAACAGAAAATCGATTTCCTGCGTGAAGTGATTGGCATGGATTAAGCTCTGCCTTCAGCCTTAAAATCCTGCGCCCACGCGTCATCCTGAGCGCCAGCGAAGAATCCAGCCCGTGATTCTTAATAGATTAGGGATGCACAGGATGATGAAGATGAAAAAGGGATTAGGTTTTAGGGTTCAAAAAGGTTGCTAACTAACTGCGGAATAAAGAGTTGGAATACCGGATTCATCCGGTCGTAGGTGCCAGATTCATCTGGCACAATGTTCCTCTGACCACCCAACTCCGCCCACCAGCACCCAAACCCCGCCCAGACCGTCATTCTGAACGAAGTGAAGAATCCAGGCCAAGGCAATAATGAATGTTCCTCTGACCACCCAAACCCGCGCCAAACCGTCATTCTGAACGTCAGCGAAGAATCCAGGCCGTGATTCTTAATAGATTAGGGATGCACAGGATGATGAAGATGAAAAAGGGATTAGGTTTTAGGGTTCAAAAAGGTTGCTAACTAACTGCGGAATAAAGAGTTGGAACACCGGATACATCCGGTCGTAGGTGCCAGATTCATCTGGCACAATGTTCTTCCGACCATCCAGCCTACGCCCACGACCACCCAAACCCCGCCCAGACCGTCATTCTGAGCGTCAGCGAAGAATCCAGGCCGTGGAAAAAGGGCTTTTACTATCCATTCCTCTTCGCTCTTTAGGCAGAAAACCTGTGCCCATGAGTGTCATCCTGGAGCAACAGCGATAGGATCCAGTCCCTGCAGTTTTACAGGCCTTGTGCGCAGCAAAACGCTAAAACCCACAACCCCATTATATAGAACGAGTCCCTTGAAAAAGACCCGCAAAACCCTAAACCTTTGTGAACCTTATGCTTGCTTTTGAAACATAAGCGATACTAAGGGCGGCAACCAAGGGAGTACACTTAAAGTGTGCTTACGAGACCACATAAGCCCGCAATAGCGGTATTGTTCGAGCAGGCAGCCAATTCACATAGTCTGGTTTGCCAAAAGAACATTCCTTATCAATAAGGCCTGGATTCTTCGCTGACGCTCAGAATGACGGGCTGGTCTGGGTTTGGGAGGTAAAAAGGCGAGATGGAGACCTGGAGACGGGGAGACTGTACTTCAGTAGAAAGTAAAAAGTTGTCAGTTTTATGGCAGTATGCGCAGCGAAATC
Encoded here:
- a CDS encoding tryptophan--tRNA ligase, which produces MKVALTGIKPTGIPHIGNYLGAIKPALKLAQTCEARYFIADYHALNACKDPSQIRSMTLEIAAAWLACGLDPQKVLFYRQSLVPQTHELLTILLSFTPKGLMNRAHAYKAMLQANAEANRDPDDGVNMGLFTYPVLMAADILLFDTDLVPVGTDQFQHVEMAVDIAQSFNHVYGKECFRLPQPIATEHSRVLPGLDGRKMSKSYGNTVPIFAPEKQLRKLLMRIVTNSQGVEEPKDPDACTIFSLYRNFATDEQVKALRQRYLAGGMGWGHAKQELFEVMNAALTPLRERYEELMAHPRTITDALEEGSAKARELAQQKIDFLREVIGMD